From a single Mangifera indica cultivar Alphonso chromosome 19, CATAS_Mindica_2.1, whole genome shotgun sequence genomic region:
- the LOC123203479 gene encoding ornithine transcarbamylase, chloroplastic-like translates to MAAISGNCSLRSDTMALSASSSSFSGKFHPKNSRFFAASVSPPPTFPVLRKAISCQASSATSAQSSVNGKAKAELKDFLHISDFGKGAILKILDQAAEVKALLASGDRTFLPFKGKTMSMIFAKPSMRTRVSFETGFSLLGGHAIYLGPDDIQMGKREETRDVARVLCRYNDIIMARVFAHQDILDLAKYATVPVINGLTDYNHPCQIMADALTIIEHIGHLEGTKVVYVGDGNNIVHSWLLLASVIPFHFVCACPKGFEPDRETVEKAQHAGISKIEITNDPKEAVQGANVVYSDVWASMGQKEEAAYRRQVFQGFQVDEALMKLAGPKAYFMHCLPAERGVEVTDGVIEAPNSIVFPQAENRMHAQNAIMLHVLGL, encoded by the exons ATGGCGGCGATTTCTGGTAACTGTTCACTTAGATCGGACACAATGGCTCTCTCCGCTTCATCTTCCTCTTTCTCGGGAAAGTTTCACCCCAAAAATTCGCGATTCTTTGCTGCCTCTGTCTCTCCTCCCCCGACATTTCCGGTTCTCCGGAAGGCTATATCGTGCCAGGCATCTTCTGCCACGTCAGCTCAATCTTCCGTCAATGGAAAAG CAAAAGCAGAGCTGAAGGATTTTTTGCACATTAGTGATTTTGGCAAAGGCGCCATATTGAAGATTTTAGACCAGGCTGCTGAGGTCAAGGCACTGCTTGCATCAGGAGACAGGACATTTCTACCATTTAAAGGAAAGACAATGTCAATGATCTTTGCCAAGCCATCCATGAGAACTAGGGTATCATTTGAGACTGGGTTTTCCCTTTTGGGAGGCCATGCTATATATTTAGGACCAGATGATATCCAGATGGGTAAGCGAGAGGAGACACGTGATGTTGCTCGTGTTTTATGTCGCTACAATGACATTATTATGGCACGTGTCTTTGCTCATCAG GACATTCTAGATCTCGCTAAATATGCGACTGTACCTGTCATCAATGGCCTAACAGACTATAACCATCCTTGCCAAATAATGGCTGATGCCCTTACCATTATTGAACACATTGGTCATTTGGAAGGAACCAAG GTCGTTTATGTTGGAGATGGAAATAATATTGTGCACTCTTGGTTGTTGTTGGCGTCAGTTATTCCTTTCCACTTTGTCTGTGCTTGCCCAAAAGGTTTTGAACCAGATAGAGAAACAGTTGAGAAGGCTCAGCATGCAGGAATTAGCAAGATTGAGATTACAAATGATCCAAAAGAAGCTGTCCAGGGTGCTAATGTTGTGTACTCTGATGTGTGGGCCAGCATGGGGCAAAAGGAAGAGGCTGCATATCGCCGGCAAGTGTTTCAGGGATTTCAG GTGGATGAAGCGCTCATGAAGTTAGCAGGCCCGAAAGCTTATTTCATGCATTGCTTGCCTGCTGAAAGGGGAGTAGAGGTGACAGATGGTGTTATTGAAGCACCGAATTCCATCGTCTTCCCACAAGCTGAGAATCGGATGCATGCACAGAATGCAATAATGCTTCACGTACTTGGCTTGTAA
- the LOC123203140 gene encoding trichohyalin-like, whose amino-acid sequence MVAELDVNGGGEVSSSPKDLSNGHANADGSYGFANGNDIVSDDPLQTDLDADSNSAVEFAIKQSKINNVNDEGDMIQDSVIIDVKGDADQGNEPLESSLGNQGVNVERNIVLNEFVDKNNCVPQPNESSENTKISADAAVQISVSNPSGELGREAASGAMADANLKTLVVSDPATDETEHARETLASNGLGCDSQEATTVQLNDAFEIANGTLPDVPVIINETTTEPDSPVSISETTTGPPPIELGASTIDENLPSTETEAPKFSDFHPVDKTMVDNKVENSFVGTDDSIPETGAGTASMVLKEKESTLTNDDSNLKSIVLEGVTLCVDSQMITVDNAAVESSISGSKEEESCLPTCPSADLTSGSKIENISAVSCAESPLGDVSESEVLSGSVNNSQVDEESNVSCSIETTFPGADVEVGSEIEKRAVVSSIDMPADNVIISESKVLDPEVVYGENGGIQSTSKVVQDSQEMQFSHAVNEEIESLTCQEVEEKGTGEEKLEENGSEDVVNKICHEAKSDEESETCQVEETGSEEIDDKTCQVGEKASEEIDEKICQEGEEMGSEEIDEKTCQVEEKGSEEIDEKTCQEGEERGSEEIDEKTCQEGEERGTEEIDEKTCQGGGERGSEKFDDKMGEIQFTDHETHQEQVEIQEMKELTGEGSVEIQEVEAVIDEDRDVKICQVREENKNIEIQFGDHGASQDVESIDGTHRDETLTSTPEGSTTDASELQNASAEVVKKPFYFLVKVPRYDDENLREQIKSAQLKVDEKTQSRDVIHAEIQSIRDAYKKCGDNIEATVLEEKAARELLKSKRQEIDSLQAVINKVKNAISVEDIDGRIRNMEHKIAHETLPLKEEKQFIRDIKQLKQLREQFSSSMGKDDDVQQAFNQKDQIEERMKLLRKEADSLRENVLKAEAATQAARKKQKDESEKRKKMYAEFNVADEIRQEAYKHLQSLRKQVYDKNKHFWKYRDDVKQVNDLLSKGDKEGIQNLCVNQVESMLELWNNNNEFRKEYLNSNIRSTVRRLKTLDGRSLGPNEEPPVVHSLVNNRVTTDNSLSQISTPKEVMTEQIMPLKFEKEDDKPVPIVGEQKNQTGKSKRQAKPAHSANGLATVSGRDEIEQERDEEPKRTKEEEELARKAEELRKEEEAARLKEQRRVEEKVKAKEALERKKRIAEKAQARAALRAQKEAEQKEKEKEKRARKKEKRKTAATEDSDLMNEGESTANAETPVETPKSSETKEKMVTVTKRPQKPLQFTKQSKAKSVPPPLRNRGKRRMQTWMWVAISALLVVALFLLGNSSFLSKFALKGFGF is encoded by the exons ATGGTTGCGGAGTTGGATGTGAATGGCGGTGGTGAGGTGTCATCATCACCGAAGGATCTGTCTAATGGTCATGCCAATGCCGACGGCTCTTACGGTTTCGCTAACGGAAACGATATCGTTTCTGATGATCCTCTTCAAACAGATCTCGACGCTGATTCTAATTCAGCTGTTGAGTTCGCTATTAAACAATCaaagataaataatgttaacGATGAAGGGGACATGATCCAAGATTCGGTAATTATAGATGTTAAGGGTGATGCGGATCAGGGGAATGAACCTTTGGAAAGTAGTTTGGGGAATCAAGGTGTCAATGTGGAACGGAATATAGTTTTGAATGAATTTGTTGATAAAAACAACTGCGTGCCCCAGCCAAATGAATCTTCTGAAAATACAAAAATCTCTGCTGATGCAGCTGTTCAGATCTCTGTGTCTAATCCGTCAGGTGAACTTGGTCGGGAAGCAGCTTCAGGTGCTATGGCTGATGCTAACTTGAAAACTCTGGTTGTTAGTGATCCTGCCACAGATGAAACTGAGCATGCTCGGGAGACTCTTGCTTCTAATGGCTTGGGCTGTGACAGTCAGGAAGCAACAACAGTCCAACTAAATGATGCTTTTGAGATTGCTAATGGAACCCTTCCTGATGTTCCTGTCATTATCAATGAGACAACAACAGAACCTGATTCTCCTGTCAGCATCAGTGAGACAACAACAGGACCTCCGCCTATTGAGTTAGGCGCTTCTACCATAGATGAAAATCTTCCATCCACAGAAACAGAAGCCCCAAAATTCTCTGATTTTCATCCTGTCGACAAGACTATGGTAGACAATAAAGTTGAGAATTCTTTTGTTGGAACTGATGACTCGATACCAGAAACCGGGGCTGGAACTGCTTCTATGGTgttaaaagagaaagaatcaaCTTTGACGAATGATGACTCTAACCTAAAATCCATAGTCTTGGAAGGTGTCACCCTATGTGTTGACAGCCAGATGATCACTGTTGACAATGCAGCTGTAGAATCCAGCATATCTGGctccaaagaagaagaaagctgCTTGCCTACATGTCCAAGTGCTGATTTGACATCTGggtcaaaaattgaaaacatatcTGCTGTGAGTTGTGCAGAATCGCCGCTTGGAGATGTTTCTGAATCTGAGGTTCTTAGTGGATCTGTCAATAACAGTCAAGTAGATGAAGAATCGAATGTAAGTTGTTCCATAGAAACTACCTTTCCAGGTGCTGATGTGGAAGTGGGGTCTGAAATTGAAAAGAGAGCTGTAGTGAGTTCCATAGACATGCCTGCCGACAATGTTATTATTTCTGAATCCAAGGTTCTGGACCCAGAAGTTGTTTATGGTGAAAATGGGGGAATTCAATCCACTAGTAAAGTGGTACAGGACAGTCAGGAAATGCAGTTCTCTCATGCAGTAAATGAAGAGATTGAATCCTTAACATGTCAAGAAGTAGAAGAAAAGGGGACTGGTGAAGAGAAATTGGAGGAAAATGGGAGTGAAGATGTTGTGAATAAAATATGTCACGAAGCAAAGAGTGATGAAGAAAGTGAAACATGTCAAGTAGAGGAAACGGGGAGTGAAGAGATTGATGACAAAACATGTCAAGTAGGGGAAAAGGCGAGTGAAGagattgatgaaaaaatatgtCAAGAAGGAGAGGAAATGGGGAGTGAAGAGATTGATGAAAAAACATGTCAAGTAGAGGAAAAGGGGAGTGAAGAGATTGATGAAAAAACATGTCAAGAAGGAGAGGAAAGGGGGAGTGAAGAGATTGATGAAAAAACATGTCAAGAAGGAGAGGAAAGGGGGACTGAAGAGATTGATGAAAAAACATGTCAAGGAGGAGGGGAAAGGGGGAGTGAAAAGTTTGATGATAAAATGGGAGAAATTCAGTTCACTGATCATGAAACACATCAAGAACAGGTAGAAATTCAAGAAATGAAGGAGTTAACTGGTGAAGGAAGTGTGGAAATTCAAGAAGTGGAGGCGGTAATTGATGAAGACAGGGATGTTAAAATATGTCAAGTTAGGgaggaaaataaaaacatagaaATTCAGTTTGGAGACCATGGAGCATCTCAAGACGTGGAGAGCATTGATGGGACTCACAGGGATGAAACTCTAACATCTACTCCAGAAGGTTCAACCACTGATGCTTCTGAATTGCAGAATGCCAGTGCTGAGGTGGTGAAAAAACCATTCTACTTCTTGGTGAAAGTTCCAAGATatgatgatgaaaatttaaGGGAACAAATCAAATCTGCTCAGTTAAAAGTCGATGAGAAAACTCAAAGTCGGGATGTGATTCATGCTGAAATCCAAAGTATAAGG GATGCTTACAAGAAATGTGGTGATAATATAGAAGCTACTGTTCTAGAAGAGAAAGCTGCACGAGAATTGCTCAAATCCAAACGCCAGGAAATAGATTCTCTTCAAGCTGTGATTAACAAGGTGAAGAATGCAATTTCTGTAGAGGATATTGATGGGAGG ATACGTAATATGGAGCACAAGATCGCACATGAAACTCTTCCACTGAAGGAAGAAAAGCAGTTTATTCGTGATATTAAGCAATTGAAGCAACTTCGTGAACAGTTCTCGTCCAGCATGGGTAAGGATGATGATGTTCAACAGGCTTTTAACCAGAAAGACCAAATCGAAGAACGCATGaag TTGTTGAGAAAGGAGGCAGATTCACTCAGAGAGAATGTTCTCAAAGCTGAAGCTGCAACTCAAGCTGCCAGAAAGAAACAGAAAGATGAAAGCGAAAAGCGTAAGAAAATGTATGCTGAATTTAATGTTGCAGACGAAATTCGGCAAGAAGCATATAAGCATTTGCAGAGTTTGAGGAAACAAGTATATGATAAG AACAAACACTTTTGGAAGTACAGGGATGATGTCAAGCAAGTTAATGATTTATTGTCAAAAGGAGATAAAGAGGGAATCCAAAATCTGTGTGTTAACCAG gtggAGAGCATGTTGGAACTATGGAACAACAACAACGAGTTCCGCAAAGAATATTTGAATAGCAATATTAGAAGCACAGTTAGAAGACTGAAGACATTGGATGGTCGTTCACTTGGTCCCAATGAGGAGCCACCTGTTGTTCACTCCTTAGTAAATAATAGAGTGACCACTGATAATTCTTTGTCCCAGATTTCAACTCCTAAAGAAGTAATGACAGAACAAATTATGCcgctgaaatttgaaaaagaggATGACAAGCCTGTTCCTATAGTTGGGGAACAAAAGAATCAGACTGGTAAATCTAAAAGGCAAGCAAAACCAGCTCATTCAGCTAATGGCCTGGCAACTGTTTCTGGTAGGGATGAGATTGAACAGGAAAGAGACGAAGAGCCTAAGCGCACAAAGGAAGAAGAGGAATTGGCCAGGAAGGCAGAGGAATTGAGAAAGGAAGAGGAAGCAGCCAGGTTGAAAGAGCAACGTCGGGTAGAGGAGAAGGTAAAGGCGAAGGAGGCtttggagaggaagaaacgaatTGCTGAGAAGGCCCAAGCCAGGGCTGCCCTGCGAGCTCAAAAGGAAGCTGAACAGAAAGAGAAG gaaaaagaaaagagagcaaggaagaaggagaaaagaaaaacagcTGCAACGGAGGATTCTGATCTAATGAATGAAGGAGAATCTACTGCAAATGCAGAAACTCCAGTGGAAACTCCAAAATCTTCTGAAACTAAAGAGAAGATGGTTACAGTGACAAAGAGGCCTCAAAAACCATTGCAATTCACAAAACAAAGCAAGGCAAAATCTGTCCCGCCGCCTCTTAGAAACAGGGGCAAGCGAAGGATGCAAACATGGATGTGGGTAGCGATTTCAGCTCTTCTTGTTGTTGCCTTGTTTTTGTTGGGGAACAGCAGCTTCCTGTCTAAATTTGCGCTGAAAGGGTTTGGTTTCTAA